From one Lolium rigidum isolate FL_2022 chromosome 4, APGP_CSIRO_Lrig_0.1, whole genome shotgun sequence genomic stretch:
- the LOC124706385 gene encoding probable methyltransferase PMT21, with translation MKYSKEDKPERAGGGGAGSRAVPVALVFLFLCGFSFYLGGIYSTGRTFTLFDPAATAATTRTLRVPLSTKQEESTAIAIANSSEEEEVEFPECPADFQDYTPCTDPKRWRRYGNYRLSFMERHCPPPPDRAVCLVPPPAGYKPPIRWPKSKDQCWYRNVPYDWINSQKSNQHWLRKEGDRFAFPGGGTMFPNGVGAYVDLMADLVPGMKDGTVRTALDTGCGVASWGGDLLARGILTVSLAPRDNHEAQVQFALERGIPAILGIISTQRLPIPSGSMDMAHCSRCLIPWTEFGGLYLMEIQRVLRPGGFWVLSGPPINYENRWHGWNTTVEAQKGDFDRLKKMLAGMCFRLYAKKGDIAVWQKPLDGASCYDKLTPVTSPAKCDDSVDPDAAWYVPMRSCVTAPSAKSRAAAKQLPKWPQRLGYIAQDRVSAVPGGSGSAMKHDDAKWKAAAKHYKAVLPALGSDKVRNIMDMNTVYGGFAASLVKDPVWVMNVVSSYGPNSLGVVYDRGLIGTNHDWCEAFSTYPRTYDLMHADGLFTAESHRCEMKFVLLEMDRVLRPTGYAIIRDNPYFLDKVATIAKGMRWTCDRHDTENKENEKEKLLICHKKLWSAKSTQ, from the exons ATGAAGTACAGCAAGGAGGACAAGCCCGagagggcgggcggcggcggcgccgggtcGAGGGCCGTGCCGGTGGCGCTCGTGTTCCTCTTCCTCTGCGGCTTCTCCTTCTACCTCGGCGGCATCTACAGCACCGGCCGCACCTTCACCTTGTTcgaccccgccgccaccgccgccaccacgcgCACCCTGCGCGTTCCTCTTTCCACGAAACAAGAAGAATCCACCGCCATCGCCATTGCCAACAgcagcgaggaggaagaggtggagtTCCCGGAGTGCCCCGCCGACTTCCAGGACTACACCCCCTGCACGGACCCCAAGCGGTGGCGGAGGTACGGCAACTACCGGCTCAGCTTCATGGAGCGCcactgcccgccgccgccggaccgcGCCGTCTGCCTCGTGCCGCCGCCGGCGGGCTACAAGCCGCCCATCCGCTGGCCCAAGAGCAAGGACCAGTGCTGGTACCGCAACGTGCCCTACGACTGGATCAACAGCCAGAAGTCCAACCAGCACTGGCTCCGCAAGGAGGGCGACCGCTTCGCCTTCCCGGGCGGCGGCACCATGTTCCCCAACGGCGTCGGCGCCTACGTGGACCTCATGGCCGACCTCGTCCCCGGCATGAAGGACGGCACCGTGCGCACCGCGCTCGACACTGGCTGCGGCGTCGCCAGCTGGGGCGGCGACCTGCTGGCGCGGGGCATCCTGACGGTGTCGCTGGCGCCCAGGGACAACCACGAGGCGCAGGTGCAGTTCGCGCTGGAGCGCGGCATCCCGGCCATCCTCGGCATCATCTCCACGCAGCGCCTGCCCATCCCGTCCGGCTCCATGGACATGGCGCACTGCTCCCGGTGCCTCATCCCGTGGACCGAGTTCGGCGGGCTCTACCTCATGGAGATCCAGCGGGTGCTCCGCCCCGGCGGCTTCTGGGTGCTCTCCGGCCCGCCCATCAACTACGAGAACCGCTGGCACGGATGGAACACCACCGTCGAGGCGCAGAAGGGCGACTTCGACAGGCTCAAGAAGATGCTCGCCGGCATGTGCTTCAGGCTCTACGCCAAGAAGGGCGACATCGCCGTCTGGCAGAAGCCCCTGGATGGCGCATCCTGCTACGACAAGCTCACGCCGGTCACCTCGCCGGCGAAGTGCGACGACAGCGTTGACCCGGATGCCGCGTGGTACGTGCCCATGCGCTCCTGCGTCACCGCGCCCAGCGCTaagtcccgcgccgccgccaagcaGCTGCCCAAGTGGCCGCAGAGGCTTGGGTACATCGCGCAGGACCGCGTCTCCGCCGTccccggcggcagcggcagcgccatGAAGCACGACGACGCCAAGTGGAAGGCCGCCGCCAAGCACTACAAGGCGGTGCTGCCGGCGCTGGGCAGCGACAAGGTGAGGAACATCATGGACATGAACACAGTCTACGGAGGCTTCGCCGCCAGCCTCGTCAAGGACCCCGTCTGGGTCATGAACGTCGTCTCCTCATACGGACCCAACTCCCTCGGCGTCGTCTACGACAGAGGACTCATCGGCACCAACCACGACTG GTGCGAGGCCTTCTCTACTTACCCTCGGACGTACGATCTGATGCATGCTGATGGCCTGTTCACAGCAGAATCGCACAG ATGCGAGATGAAGTTCGTGCTCCTTGAGATGGACCGTGTCCTTCGTCCAACAGGCTATGCCATCATCCGGGACAATCCCTACTTCCTCGACAAGGTGGCCACCATCGCCAAGGGGATGAGATGGACCTGCGACAGGCACGACACCGAGAACAAGGAGAACGAGAAGGAGAAGCTCCTCATCTGCCACAAGAAGCTATGGTCAGCAAAGAGCACACAGTGA
- the LOC124647828 gene encoding CASP-like protein 4B4: MSGATADAPAAADVEKAGVSGGGDAGASGGGGAVGAIVGRWRRQDLLDKSGSALRAAAWAFSLLAFLIMVCNEHGDWKQFDRYEEYRYIVAVGLLAFVYTTLQLVRHGVRLNGGQDLQGKVGLLVDFAGDQVTAYLLMSALSAAVPITNRMREGADNVFTDSSAASISMAFFAFVCLALSALISGFKLSKQTYI; this comes from the exons ATGAGCGGCGCCACCGCGgacgcccccgccgccgcggaCGTGGAGAAGGCCGGCGTGTCGGGTGGAGGTGACGCCGGCGCCTCaggcggaggaggcgcggtggGCGCCATCGTCGGGCGCTGGCGGCGGCAGGACCTCCTGGACAAGTCCGGGTCGGCGCTGCGCGCGGCGGCGTGGGCGTTCTCCCTGCTCGCCTTCCTCATCATGGTCTGCAACGAGCACGGCGACTGGAAGCAGTTCGACCGCTACGAGGAGTACAG GTACATCGTCGCCGTCGGGCTGCTGGCGTTCGTCTACACCACGCTGCAGCTGGTGCGGCACGGCGTCCGGCTCAACGGCGGCCAGGACCTACAGGGCAAGGTCGGCCTGCTCGTCGACTTCGCCGGAGATCAG GTGACGGCGTACCTTCTGATGTCCGCGCTGTCTGCCGCCGTCCCGATCACGAACCGCATGCGCGAGGGCGCGGACAACGTCTTCACcgactcctccgccgcctccatcaGCATGGCCTTCTTCGCCTTCGTCTGCCTCGCGCTCTCTGCCCTCATCTCGGGTTTCAAGCTCTCCAAGCAGACCTACATATGA
- the LOC124647827 gene encoding uncharacterized protein LOC124647827 yields GDEWSDGGVPLGFRVKACSRESAGQKAASVLEADLRSHWSTATNTKEWILLELNEPCLVSHIRVYNKSVLEWEVTAGLRFKPEAFVKVRPRGEAPKRDMVYPANHTPCRYVRISCLRGSPIAIYFIQLTGIPVPGLEPEFQPLVNYLSPLISSSQKQSHTSHNMHLQLLKDIASRLPPFLPQIEADLNSFADTPESSVRFLALLAGPFYPILQLINERDATKTLISSGDSDILKTSLASTPAISSNFEAQPRRSRSPSSVQSASCMLAFRSETAILLLRKAHKDKTLGIVCHRASRVLQKLLEPEPFIDEPIPNGSILSSQVNDEIPKSDASSLLFCTNYASLFGEEFSLSEDHFDVSFLNILDISAVEEGILHLLYAAASQPQLGCKLAEVTSDMWSVLPLVQALLPALRPPFSYGPTEHIDDCFSQWNHPDVHSALSLIVTMSVSTSAFHPLLRGCAGYLSSCMSSHAKAACVLLDLCRGPLSPWVPMITTKVDLAVELLEDLLDVIQGVGQSLARSRAALKYVVLALSGNMDDVLTEYREFKHKLLFILEMIDPYIDHAMSVMKDTLSFGGVSAAYLDKQEKSCNIALNIIRTAAKSPAVLPSLELEWRRGDVAPSVLLSILDPHMPLPPDVDLCKSSMSEVDQAALTVSNSPATHSCNPEDVEGRDASDTVRVECFEQCNSLFAPEELKQSELRNTLRQGHNKVTTILDQNIPEGRKNNTKLPPCLLQLDNTVASDYNDVQADYLQLLNHKECELRALEFRRLAQNLCMQQEPTIEGHNAGIDALILAAECYVNPFFLLDLRLNSEPLDRIELAHSELRQGNASFDLKGLRVKDLDIVAANSLENKRDRAVLDLLLQAARFDSEYQKKIPDGEIYPNDAEDDNHAIEISPEATYIVDAVTLVRKNQALLCHFIMKQFQRKGHSSNEILLDSLLFLLHSATDLFCPPDNVIDIILKSAENLNRQLTCLYSSVNAGDKKLDKVKLHGLQRRWALLQKLVLASSGSDNTRELVSIRKDGFRFRSLVPPSAWMHKISEFSKLSSPLARFLGWMAVSRYAKEYLNGKLFLASDFSQLTSLLSIFTDELCLMDGVATQKVKSANIEQSDCNKYLLLKQETSFSDQPSANKLFQILLPELHFFFPSMSRLFHTFGESILEAVGLQLKCLPKSAVQDILCWFSEMCLWPYLESIKEHLILANEVSCLRGNIAANVKAVVFYLLESVVAEHLEAIVPEMPRVVHILVSLCRASYTDVAFLDSVLCLMKPLIYYFLRKGTGDEKVMGQITDCSDFELICFEELFEIIRCCKHSEDAAGDKIQVPLLIFILGSLIPDLSFKRRIEILGSLLELVDCISSDPPSLLCSYLQGFHTLIDGCVTILVQNIELLGISILSMRNKSGGSAHSLSGDAMMQLEKNVQDSAEQVLVTSADDAENSKGVDAPPAGCIIDFCDALEKLISHLIPSIEGSWKCHHQLACRLSLSLAKCLLYAKCLRSVTQGNAISSSTRQEVEIAQKHWESALEGLAEIILENQEKQCWQVASTMLDYMIKLPNVLAWGTVLSATCSAIEHLCSHAPRISWRLQTEKWLSLLVSDGIEDLKNSETSLINLFCTMLSHAEPEQRSIALQQLGRITNLASTAEVTLQYPSFDQHMLASGSTVTSHLVTHTWNRITALALYDSSMILRKHAMALLTEYVPFVDRDHLRSFFASSNSILNGVGQLSYVIEEGYLTRMSLLLLSKACVYSSSEDIALIPDCVWRKLENMQAAVTGGFGDVEKDLCQALCQLRNESDAKMVVKELLVGSTTKPVNTDYKGIRESILQVLSSLSSVESYFEFFSISSDQEYQELEEAEIELELIEKEKSVPKFVGYPQDIVVPDVSSYYKDGSEVNKRLQQIRADIQSLERSRLRDEIIARRQKKLLIRRTREKYLEETSSREMELMQALDRERTIEMERDIERQRQLDLERAKSRELQYNLEMEREKQTQRELQRELEQVELGRSSRREFSANPNSRTRERYRERDNVRSPQHDGSRSQGHEGQPTVVVGASRPSFPTILQSRDRGSDGYEDNAEGSRDSGGDTSSMGDPEFDGPGSGMRHGTRSGSSRSSRPVVERRERDGRREGKWERKQ; encoded by the exons ggggacgagtggagcgaCGGCGGCGTGCCTCTGGGCTTCCGGGTGAAGGCGTGCTCCCGCGAGTCGGCGGGGCAGAAGGCGGCTAGCGTGCTGGAGGCCGACCTCCGCTCCCACTGGTCCACCGCCACCAACACCAAGGAGTGGATCCTCCTCGAGCTCAACGAGCCGTGCCTCGTCTCCCACATCCGCGTCTACAACAAGTCCGTCCTCGAATGGGAGGTCACCGCCGGGCTGCGCTTCAAGCCCGAGGCCTTCGTCAAGGTCCGCCCGCGCGGCGAAGCTCCCAAGCGCGACATGGTCTACCCGGCCAACCACACCCCTTGCCGCTACGTCCGCATCTCTTGCCTGCGCGGCAGCCCCATTGCCATCTACTTCATCCAGCTCACCGGAATCCCCGTGCCTGGCCTGGAACCTGAATTCCAACCTCTTGTCAACTACCTGTCACCACTAATCTCTTCGTCTCAGAAACAATCTCATACTTCCCACAATATGCATCTCCAG TTACTCAAAGACATTGCAAGCAGGCTGCCGCCCTTTCTTCCCCAGATTGAG GCTGACCTTAATAGCTTCGCAGACACCCCAGAGAGCAGTGTTCGTTTTTTGGCTCTGCTTGCTGGCCCATTTTACCCAATCCTTCAACTTATAAATGAAAG GGATGCTACAAAAACATTGATTAGCTCAGGTGATTCAGATATCCTAAAGACTAGCCTGGCTTCTACTCCAGCCATTTCCTCAAACTTCGAG GCACAACCTAGGAGATCACGGAGTCCATCTTCTGTTCAGTCTGCTTCATGTATGCTGGCATTTCGATCTGAAACTGCTATACTGCTCTTAAGGAAAGCACACAAAGACAAAACCCTTGGAATTGTTTGCCACCGA GCATCAAGGGTGCTGCAAAAACTTTTGGAGCCTGAACCGTTCATTGATGAGCCGATACCTAATGGTAGCATACTTTCAAGTCAAGTCAATGATGAAATTCCTAAAAGTGATGCTTCTAGCCTATTATTTTGTACAAACTACGCAAGTTTGTTTGGAGAAGAATTTTCTTTATCAGAAGACCACTTCGATGTCTCTTTTCTGAATATTTTGGATATTTCTGCTGTTGAAGAAGGCATTCTTCACTTACTTTATGCAGCCGCATCACAG CCTCAGCTAGGTTGCAAGCTTGCTGAAGTTACTTCAGACATGTGGTCCGTCTTGCCACTTGTTCAAGCTCTTCTTCCAG CTCTTCGTCCTCCATTCAGTTATGGCCCTACCGAACATATTGATGATTGTTTTAGCCAATGGAACCATCCAGATGTTCATAGTGCTCTTTCCCTG ATTGTGACAATGTCAGTATCAACATCAGCTTTTCATCCTCTTCTCAGAGGCTGTGCTGGTTATCTTTCATCATGCATGTCATCACAT GCAAAAGCAGCATGTGTTTTGCTTGATTTGTGCAGGGGACCATTATCACCTTGGGTGCCCATGATCACAACAAAG GTAGATCTTGCAGTTGAACTTCTGGAAGATCTCTTAGATGTTATCCAG GGAGTTGGGCAATCTCTTGCCCGTTCTCGTGCAGCCCTGAAGTATGTTGTATTGGCATTATCTGGGAATATGGATGATGTTCTCACAGAATACAGA GAATTTAAGCATAAATTACTTTTCATTCTGGAGATGATAGATCCTTATATTGATCATGCTATGAGTGTCATGAAAGACACACTATCATTTGGTGGTGTCTCTGCTGCCTACCTGGATAAACAGGAAAAATCTTGCAATATTGCCTTAAACATTATTCGTACAGCTGCAAAGAGTCCTGCTGTACTCCCATCTTTGGAACTTGAATGGCGGCGAGGTGATGTTGCCCCAAG tgtacttctttctatcttggaTCCTCATATGCCACTCCCACCGGACGTTGACCTCTGCAAAAGTTCAATGTCTGAGGTTGATCAAGCAGCTTTGACTGTGTCAAATTCTCCAGCAACACATTCCTGCAACCCTGAAGATGTTGAAGGGCGAGATGCATCTGACACCGTGAGGGTAGAATGTTTTGAGCAGTGCAATTCCTTATTTGCTCCGGAAGAACTGAAGCAATCTGAGTTGAGAAATACTTTGCGACAAGGCCATAATAAAGTAACTACAATTTTGGACCAGAACATTCCTGAGGGCAGAAAAAACAATACAAAATTACCTCCTTGCCTTTTGCAGCTGGATAATACTGTTGCTTCTGATTACAATGATGTCCAGGCTGATTATCTACAACTGTTGAACCACAAGGAGTGTGAATTAAGAGCTCTAGAATTTCGCCGCTTAGCACAGAATCTGTGCATGCAACAAGAACCAACAATTGAGGGGCATAATGCCGGAATTGATGCTTTGATATTAGCTGCAGAATGCTATGTTAATCCATTCTTTCTCCTTGATTTAAGGCTTAATTCAGAGCCTCTGGATCGAATTGAACTTGCTCATTCAGAGTTGAGACAAGGGAATGCTTCCTTTGACTTGAAAGGTTTGCGTGTGAAAGATTTAGATATAGTAGCAGCCAACAGTTTGGAGAACAAACGGGATAGAGCCGTCCTAGATCTACTCCTGCAAGCTGCAAGATTTGACTCTGAATACCAGAAAAAGATACCCGATGGGGAAATTTATCCAAATGATGCTGAAGATGACAACCATGCTATAGAAATTTCACCAGAAGCTACATACATTGTTGATGCTGTAACTTTGGTCAGGAAGAACCAAGCTCTGCTTTGTCACTTTATTATGAAGCAATTTCAAAGGAAGGGGCACTCATCTAATGAAATTCTTCTTGATAGCTTGTTGTTCTTGTTGCACTCAGCAACTGATCTATTTTGTCCACCAGATAATGTGATTGATATCATATTGAAATCTGCTGAAAACCTCAACAGACAGCTTACGTGTCTTTACAGTTCTGTTAATGCAGGGGATAAAAAATTGGATAAGGTAAAATTGCATGGTCTACAGAGACGTTGGGCACTTCTCCAGAAGCTGGTTCTGGCTTCATCTGGTAGTGATAATACTAGAGAACTCGTCAGCATTAGAAAAGATGGTTTTCGTTTTAGAAGCTTGGTTCCTCCATCAGCATGGATGCATAAGATATCAGAATTCTCCAAGTTGTCTAGCCCACTTGCTCGGTTTCTTGGATGGATGGCAGTGTCACGTTATGCCAAGGAATATTTAAATGGAAAACTGTTTCTTGCTTCTGATTTCTCACAGCTTACATCTTTGCTGTCAATTTTCACTGATGAGCTTTGTTTGATGGATGGAGTTGCAACTCAGAAGGTCAAGTCTGCTAACATTGAGCAATCTGATTGCAACAAATACTTGCTTCTTAAGCAGGAAACTTCATTTTCAGATCAACCAAGCGCGAACAAACTGTTTCAGATCTTACTTCCTGAACTGCATTTCTTCTTTCCAAGCATGAGCAGGTTATTCCACACATTTGGAGAGAGCATTTTGGAAGCTGTAGGGCTGCAGTTAAAATGTCTCCCCAAAAGCGCAGTACAAGATATTCTTTGTTGGTTTTCTGAGATGTGCTTGTGGCCTTACCTTGAAAGCATTAAGGAGCATCTCATACTTGCTAACGAAGTTAGTTGTTTGAGAGGAAATATTGCTGCTAATGTTAAGGCTGTTGTTTTCTATCTACTTGAGTCAGTTGTTGCTGAGCACTTGGAGGCTATTGTTCCTGAAATGCCAAGGGTAGTGCACATTCTTGTTTCACTTTGTAGAGCTTCTTATACTGATGTAGCCTTCCTTGACTCTGTGCTGTGTCTGATGAAGCCACTCATATATTACTTCTTAAGGAAGGGAACTGGTGATGAAAAGGTGATGGGCCAGATAACTGACtgcagtgattttgagttgatttgtTTTGAAGAACTGTTTGAAATTATCCGGTGTTGTAAACATTCAGAGGATGCAGCTGGTGATAAGATTCAGGTTCCGTTGCTGATCTTTATTCTGGGGTCTCTGATTCCTGATCTGTCCTTTAAGAGGAGGATTGAGATATTGGGCTCCTTGTTAGAATTGGTAGACTGTATCAGCTCAGACCCGCCATCACTTTTGTGTAGTTATCTTCAAGGCTTCCATACACTTATTGATGGTTGTGTAACTATACTAGTTCAGAATATTGAGTTACTTGGTATCAGCATCCTTTCTATGAGAAACAAGTCTGGAGGTTCTGCACACTCCTTAAGtggggatgccatgatgcaacttgaGAAGAATGTGCAAGATAGTGCAGAGCAGGTGCTAGTGACGTCTGCAGACGATGCAGAAAACTCTAAGGGTGTTGATGCTCCACCTGCTGGTTGCATCATAGACTTTTGTGATGCCCTGGAGAAACTCATTTCACACCTTATCCCATCCATCGAAGGTAGTTGGAAATGTCACCACCAGTTGGCCTGTAGGCTGTCTTTATCGCTTGCAAAATGTTTGCTCTATGCGAAATGCCTAAGATCTGTTACTCAAGGAAATGCAATTTCTAGTAGCACCAGACAAGAGGTGGAGATTGCACAAAAACACTGGGAGAGTGCTCTTGAAGGTCTTGCAGAAATCATTTTAGAAAATCAGGAAAAGCAGTGCTGGCAGGTGGCATCCACTATGCTTGACTATATGATTAAATTGCCTAATGTTCTTGCTTGGGGTACTGTTCTTAGTGCCACATGTTCTGCAATCGAGCACCTTTGCTCTCATGCACCTAGGATATCTTGGAGACTACAGACAGAGAAGTGGTTATCTCTATTGGTTTCGGATGGAATTGAAGACCTCAAGAATAGTGAAACCTCATTGATTAATCTCTTCTGTACAATGTTGAGTCACGCTGAACCAGAACAACGCTCTATTGCATTGCAGCAACTTGGGAGGATTACTAACTTGGCGAGTACTGCTGAAGTCACTTTGCAATATCCTTCTTTTGATCAACATATGCTTGCATCTGGTTCAACAGTGACATCCCATCTGGTTACTCATACATGGAATAGGATAACAGCATTGGCTCTCTATGACTCTTCAATGATTTTAAGGAAGCATGCGATGGCTTTGCTTACTGAATATGTTCCATTTGTTGATAGAGATCATCTGCGGTCATTTTTTGCATCAAGTAACAGCATCCTGAATGGTGTGGGGCAGCTTTCCTATGTAATAGAAGAGGGTTATTTGACACGAATGTCCTTGCTGTTGCTTTCGAAGGCATGTGTTTATTCTTCTTCTGAAGATATCGCTTTAATACCTGATTGTGTTTGGAGGAAATTGGAAAACATGCAAGCAGCAGTAACTG GAGGTTTTGGTGACGTCGAGAAAGATCTCTGCCAAGCTCTATGTCAGCTAAGAAATGAATCTGATGCTAAAATG GTTGTAAAAGAACTTCTCGTAGGATCTACTACAAAACCAGTCAATACTGATTATAAGGGCATCCGTGAATCAATTCTTCAG GTTTTGTCCTCTTTGAGTTCTGTTGAGTCATACTTTGAGTTCTTCTCAATCAGCTCTGATCAGGAATATCAG GAACTTGAAGAAGCTGAGATTGAGTTGGAGCTTATTGAAAAGGAGAAATCAGTTCCAAAATTTGTTGGATATCCCCAGGATATTGTGGTTCCTGATGTATCATCCT ATTATAAGGATGGTAGTGAAGTTAATAAACGGCTTCAGCAGATCCGTGCAGATATACAGTCCCT GGAACGATCCAGGCTCAGAGACGAAATTATAGCACGCCGGCAGAAGAAGCTACTTATCAGACGAACTCGTGAAAAGTACTTGGAAGAGACAAGCTCTAGGGAAATGGAGCTTATGCAAGCGCTTGATAG GGAAAGAACTATTGAGATGGAGCGTGACATTGAAAGGCAGCGACAGCTGGATCTTGAGCGTGCTAAGTCTAGAGAACTCCAATATAACCTCGAGATGGAAAGAGAGAAACAAACTCAG AGAGAGCTTCAACGAGAGTTGGAGCAAGTTGAGCTAGGGCGTTCATCAAGACGGGAGTTCTCGGCCAACCCCAACAG TCGGACCAGGGAAAGATACCGTGAAAGGGACAACGTTAGAAGTCCACAGCATGATGGAAGCCGCAGCCAAGGCCATGAGGGTCAACCGACAGTCGTGGTGGGCGCATCAAGACCATCGTTTCCTACAATACTGCAATCTCGCGACCGTGGAAGCGATGGCTACGAGGACAATGCAGAGGGAAGTAGAGATTCCGGTGGTGATACTAGCAGCATGGGAGATCCAGAATTTGATGGGCCAGGGTCAGGCATGAGGCATGGGACACGATCTGGCAGCAGCAGGTCATCAAGGCCTGTTGTAGAGCGGAGAGAGCGAGACGGTAGACGAGAAGGCAAATGGGAGCGGAAGCAGTAG